The sequence CATGGAGTCCCGTGGTTTCTTCTGGGTCTTCGCCCGCCCAAAGCCAGAAGCTAGAGCTGTCACGAAATCGGTTGCTCTTCCGCCCCAGAAGCTTCGCGAGCGTCACGGCATCTGGCTGGACTTGTCGATTTCGTGCCTTCTCGAAGGTCGCTGCGGCTTGATGCCAGCGGCTCCAGGTTGGCTCTAGCTGCCCCATCCCTTTGAGAAAGGATTCCAGGCGCTGGGCGCAGACCTCGATTGGCTCCAGACGAGCCAGCCAGTAGGAGCCCGCATAGTACGTTTCGACCATAGAGCTAGCGTGCCTCATTGGAGCGGCGGAATGGATAGAACTTCAATCGGATAGCGACTGTCCTCGAAGGCTTTGCGGAGAAAATCCGCGAACCGGCGCTCCGCGACAATCCAGCGGATACGTCGGCCGTCTGCGAGGGCAATCTGGCGCTTGGCTTGAGCAAGAATCTTGTCGAAGCCTCGGTAGAACTCCTTCAGCGTCATGTTGTCCTTGATGAACGTTGCATAGCCCGGGCCCTTCGCCTCCAGCAGCACGTCCTCCAAGGGGTCGAACCCGTCGTAGTCCACCACGGTGTCGCCTTCCTGGATCCGGTACGCGGTTCCCTTCGGTGCTCCCGTCACCTGGGCCTGGTAGTCACGGGCACGGTCGGACATCGACTCCGTCACCTGCACCCACTTGCCCGGGCCTCCTGTGCTCCCACTCGAAGGAGGGCCCGTGACAGCCATCGTCACCGCCGTGGACGCGAGCGTGACCTCCACCACTCCGCCCACCACCGCCACCGCGCTCACGTCCAGCACGTGCGCCACGCTGAAGCCTGCCTGCGCCGAGCCCAACCGCACCGCGTCCGGGAAGCCCGGCATCCACGTCAGCGCGGATGACAGCCCCACCGTCACGCCGTGACTCACCAGCACCGTGACGGCGAGCACGAAGATGCGCGCTACCTCCGGCCCCAGTGCCTGCGCGAACACGTGCGCCGCTTCTTCCAACTCCTGAAACGTCGTCGCCCGGTCCGTCGCTGCCTTCAGCGCGCCACAGGCCCGCACCACCGTGAGGAACGACTGCACTCCCACATACGCCAGGAACACGGCGGCAATCACCGCGGCGGCCTTGGTGAACACGGGCTCCGGTGCCGCCGCCAGCACCACCCAGGATGCAATCGCTCCCGAGACCACGGACACGAAGAGCGCCGGGTTCACCGTGTCCTCCAGCGCGTCCCCGATGCTCGCGCGCAGTGGGTCCAGCGACATGCCCACCGCGAGCGTCAGCCGGTCCATCTCTCCAAAGCCCGCGCCGTCCTCCAGCAGGGACAGACAATCCCCCGCGGCCTCATGCGCCCGGCACCATCGCCCGTACCGGTCCCGCAGCATGAACCCGAGTCCCCGGTCCAGCTCCGCGCCCTTCCTCGCGACCGCGCGCACCACCCTGGGTGAGCGCACCGGCAGCGGTACATCCAGCACCAGGCGCGCTAGCGCGTCCTCGAACTCCCGCGCGCTGACCGGCACCCTCCGGTCCCAGCTCACCGGCGCATACGTCCGCGTCCCCTCCTCCGTGCGCAGCCGCACCGTGGGCCCGCTGGCGCAGCCCGTGATCAGCACGAACAGCAAAATCCACACACCGCCATGTGACACTCGCGACACTCCTCGACAGGTGCCTTCTCCCGTCACCCCACCAATGCTATGCGCCTCCAGGCAATCCATTTTTAACGAGAACAACTGGACTTCACCGGGAGAGTCACCTTGAAGCGTATTTCCCTCATCGCGTCCCTGGCCCTGACGGGCGTGCTGTCCGCCTGCGGTCCTGGCGAGACGCTGGAATCACCGCGGGTGCCCGCGCGGGACGTGGGCAGCACCACGGCGGCGCTGGACTGCGCCGCGCTCAGCAAGCCCGTGTATCACCGCGTCCGTCCGTCCTCGGGTGACAGCCTCCTCACCCTCAACGCGACGGAGGCCGCCAACGCGGCCACGACCTACGCGTACACCGAGGACCTGGGCACGCCCTTCAAGGCCGCGAGCGCGTCGGGCACCGGCCTGTCCCCCGTGTACCGGCTCTACAGCCCCAGCCGGGGTGAACACATCGTCACCATCGACGCCACCGAGCGCTCGAACCTCATCGCCTCCGGCTTCACCACCGACGAGGGCGTGGGCTTCTATGCGTCCAGGACGGCGGACACGTGCCTCGTGCCCGTCTACCGCTTCGACAACCCGGGCCTCCGGAAGCACCGCCACGCCGTCACCCAGGCGGAGCGCGACGCGCTCACCACCGCCGGCTGGACCAACGAGGGCATCAAGTTCTACGCCGCGCCTGGCACCGTGGACACGAAGTTCACCTTCGTCGTCATCCCCGACACGCAGCTGGAGGCCGTCTACTACCCCACCCGGCTCACCCACCGCATGCAGTGGATCGCCGACAACCGGACGGCCCAGGACATCCGCTTCGTGATGCACACCGGCGACCTGATGGACTGGGACACGCCGGACCACATCCACTATCAGCGCGCCAGTGACTCGTATCAGGTGCTCGACAACGCCCGGATCCCCTACGCCATCGCCCTGGGCAACCACGACACGGCGGCCGTGTGCCAGGGCGGCAGCGCGTGCCCCGGCAACGTCAACGCCAACCTGCGCAACACCACCACCTTCAACACCTACTTCCCGCTGTCCCGCTTCAAGGCCCTGGGCGGCGTGTTCGAGTCCGGCAAGTGCGACAACGCCTTCCACACGTTCAACGCGGGCGGCCTGAACTGGCTGGTGCTGAACCTGGAGCTGTGGGCCCGCACGGACGCCGTGAACTGGGCGAAGACCGTGCTGGCCCAGTACCCCCGGCACAACGTCATCATCATCACCCACTCGCACCTGAACGGCAGCGGCGGCATCGAGCAGTCCAACGGCGGCTACGGCAACAACAGCCCCCAGTACGTGTTCGACAACCTCATCAAGCAGTACGCCAACGTGCGCTTCGTCTTCTCCGGCCACGTGGGCAACGCCGCCTACCGCACCGACACCGGCGTGAACGGCAACACCGTCTACCAGATGCTCAACACCTTCCACGACGGCACCACCAACCCGACCCGGCTCGTGGAGGTGGACACCGCCGCCAACACCATCAACACCCGCGTCTACGCGCCGCTCACGAACACCGAGCGCGCCGACGGCGTGAAGGCGTACAGCAACGTCAACTGGGTGCGCTGAACCCACGCCGCCACGGCTTCGCCATGCGAGCCCGCTTCCTCCACGAGGGGGCGGGCCTTGTCATCCATGGCAATCCCAGCGGTCGCTTGGTATTGAGACCCGGCCTTGCGTGACAGCCCGCCACCTCCTTGCGGCTCCTCCCTCCCGTTCCTCGCCGGTGGCGGAGAGATGGGGGAACGGATGCGCCAGCAGGACTGGTCCGCGACGCCCCTGCCGCCGCCGGAGGCCTGGCCCCACGCGCTGCGCGCGCTGGTCCGCATGATGCTGGACGCGGCCACGCCCATGTTCGTCGTCTGGGGCCCGGAGCTCTGCTACCTCTACAACGACGCGTACCGTCCCTTCATCGGCGCGCGGCACCCGGCGCTCGGTGAACCCTGCGCGCGGGTGTTGCCGGACGTCTGGCCGGCGCTGAAGCCGCTCCTGGATCGCACCCTCGCGGGGGAGACGGTCGCCTTCGAGGACCTTCCGCTCACCGTCACGTACGAGGGCGTCTCGGAGGAGCGCTGGTTCACGTTCGCGTACGTGCCCGTGCGCGACGACGCAGGCACCGTGCAGGGCGTGTACTGCGCGCCGCTGGAGACGACCGGGCGCGTGCGGGCGGAGCGGGAGAAGCAGGCCACGCTGGCCACGCTGCAGCTGGCGCAGCGCGCGGGCGGCGTGGGCGTCTTCGAGTTGGATCAGGAGACGCGCACCGTCTACACGTCCGAGGAGTTCTGTCACATCTGGGGCCTGCCGGTGCGCCCCGCGTATCCCATCGCGGAGCTCATCGCGCGGCTGCACCCGGACGACCGGCCCCGCATCCGCACCGTGGACGGCATCCTGTCCCAGGGCGCGCTGGAGTACATCGAGTACCGCGTCCTGCGCGACGACACCGGCGAGGAGCGATGGATTGCCCGCCGCGGCGAGGCCCCGCGTGAAGGCGTGCGGCGGCTGCCGGGCGTCGTCTACGACGTGACCGACCAGAAGCGCGCGGAGGCGGCGCTCCAGGTGCTCACCGCCCAGCTGGAGCAGCAGCTCAGCGTGCGCACCGCGGACCACGACCGGCTGTGGCGGCTGTCGCAAGAGCTGATGATGGTGTGTGGGATTGACGGCCTCATCTTCACGGTGAACCCGTCCGCCACGCGCATCCTTGGCTGGACCGAGGCGGAGATGGCGGGCCGGACGGTGAGGGACTTCCTCCACCCGGACGACGTCGAGCCCAGCGCCGCGGAGATGCGGCGCCTGGCCGCGGGCATCACCACGCTGGCCTTCGAGAGCCGCTTCCGTCACCGGGACGGCTCCTACCGGCTGCTGGCCTGGACGGCCGTGCCGGACGAGGGCCGCGTCCACGCCGTGGCGCGCGACATCACCCAGGAGCGCGAGGCGGCCCAGGCGCTGCGCCAGGCCGAGGAGGCGCTGCGCCAGGCCCAGAAGATGGAAGCGGTGGGCCAGCTCACCGGCGGCATCGCGCACGACTTCAACAACCTGCTCCAGGGCATCATCGGATCGCTGGACCTGCTGCAGCGGCGCGTGAGCCAGGGGCGCACGGAGGAGCTGGGCCGCTTCGTCACCGGCGCGAAGGCCTCCGCGCACCGGGCCGCGGCGCTCACGCACCGGCTGCTCGCCTTCTCCCGGCGGCAGCCGTTGGACCCCCGGCCCACGGACGTGAACCAGCTGGTCGCCTCCATGGAGGACCTGCTGCACCGCACGCTGGGAGAGACCATCCAGTTGGAGCTGGCGCTCACCCCCGCGCCGTGGACCACGCTGTGCGACCCGAACCAGTTGGAGAGCGCGGTCCTCAACCTGGTCATCAACGCGCGCGACGCGATGCCCTCGGGTGGACGCCTGCGCATCGAGACCGGGAACGCCCAACTGGAGGTGCCCACGGGCGGCGACCTGATGCCCGGCGCCTACGTGCGCGTGAGCGTCACCGACACGGGCACGGGGATGCCCCCGGAGGTCATCGCGCGCGCGTTCGAGCCCTTCTTCACCACCAAGCCGCTGGGCCAGGGCACCGGCCTGGGCCTGTCGATGATCTACGGCTTCGCTCGCCAGTCGGAGGGCTCGGCGCGCATCGAGAGCGAGCCCGGCCGGGGCACCACGGTGTCGCTGTACCTGCCGCGCTTCCAGGGCATACCCGGCGCGGAGTCTCCGCCCTCGCAGGCCCTGGGCGAGGAGCACCGCGCGCGCGGCGGCGAGGTGGTGGTGCTGGTGGAGGACGAGCCGGTGGTGCGCGCGCTCATCGTCGAGGTGCTCCGCGAGTGGAGCTATCAGGTGCGCGAGGCCGACGACGGTCCCTCCGGCCTGCGCCTGCTGGAGTCCCTGCCGCAGGTGGACCTGCTGTTGACGGACGTGGGGTTGCCCGGGGGCCTCACCGGGCGGCAGCTCGCGGACCTGGCCCGGCAGCGGCGCCCGGCGCTCAAGGTGCTGTTCATGACCGGCTACGCCCAGGCCGCGGCCCAGGCGTCCGGGTTCCTCCAGACGGGCATGGAGATGGTCACCAAGCCCGTAGCCATGGACCTGCTCGTGGCCCGCGTCCAGCGGATGCTGCGGGACGCCTAAACGACCGCGCATGAATCCCGATCGGCTCGGAGGGTAGGCAGGCGCTGGGAGCTGAAGGAAAGGGGCAGGAGCTCGCGCCGTTCGGCCTTGTGTGCGCAAGAACCGGATGAAGAAGCGAGCCCTGCCTCAGGGAAGGCAACAGCTGCGCCTGCGATGTCCTGACCGCAGGCGGCTGATTCGCTGGGGAGAGAGGACTGGCTGCCCGCTCACCCTGCGGCGGTGCCTGGCGGTAGCGAAGGTGGCCAGTGGTCAGTCACGGGCGCAAGCAGCGCGGCAGTTGCTGTGCGCCACGTCCACGGTGGTGTCCGCGGTTCAGCGCTTCCAGAAGTCAGGCCGAGAAGGCCTCTCGGACAGGCGCGCTCAGAATGGGCCACGCAAAGTGGACGAGCGATTTCGGCAGACGCTGCGCCGGGTGCTGGAAGGCACGCCGCAGCAGTCCGGTTGGCGGCGCACGACGTGGACGCGCGAGTTGCTGGTGCGTGAGGTGCAGAGGCGAGGCCGGGTACGCGTCTCGCCCGCGACGATGGGACGCGCCTTGGCCTCGGTGGGAGCCCACAGAAGGCGTCCGCGTCCCGTGGTGCGCTGCCCTTGGCCGGAGCGCCGACGTCGACGGCGCCTCTGGCAGCTGAAATGCCGTGCGGCCTTCGCCCGGCCCGACGAGCCCGTGCTTTTCGAGGATGAAATGGACGTGCACCTCAACCCGAAAATCGGCCCCGACTGGACGTTGCCCGGACAGCGCAGAGAGGTCGTCACTCCCGGCAACAACCAGAAGCGTTTCGTGGCAGGGGCGCTGGATGCGAGCACGGCCCGGATGACTTGGGTGCAGGGGGAGAAGAAGACGAGTGCGCTCTTCATCGACCTGGTGCGCGCCGTGGACGCCGCCTATCCCAGAGCGAAGCGCCTACATTTCATCCTCGACAATGCCGCCACCCACTCCAGCAAAAAGACGCAGAAGGCGCTGGAGGCTCTGGGTGAGCGGCTGGTGCTGCACTTCCTGCCGCCGTACTGCCCGGAGGGCAACCGCATCGAGCGCGTGTGGTGGGACGTGCACGCCAACGTCACCCGCAACCATCGCTGCAAGAAGATGGAGGCGCTCATGACCGAGGTGGACGCCTACCTCGACGCACGGAACACCCAGAAGTCCGCCAGCCCCTTGCTGCGCGTCGCCTCCGCTCGACGCGCAGCTTGAGACCGTTCGAGAATCACGATCGGTCGTTTAGCGCGCAAGCAGGCAGTCACCAGACATCTTCGCGGAATCTTCGTGAACGAAGGTTTGCTTGAACTTCGTGTCAAAGCCGTATGGCCTTCGCGTGACCGTCTCGCCCGTGGGGCGGTCATTTCCAGGAAGGTCTTCCGTGATGAACACCCGTTCGTGGCTGGTGCTGTCGACGCTGGGGTTGTCTTTGTCGGCGCCTCTCGGCGTGGCGCAGACGCGGTCCAGCTACGTCGATGCCACTTCCTACCTGTCCTCCCGGCCGGAGTATCCGGCGTGGCTGGAGCTGCGCTCGAACCTGAAGGCGGACTTCGACGACATCTGTGGGGACACGTTCTGCGAGGGCGACTACAGCAACATCCAGTCGCTGCGCTTCCAGTGTTCGGTCAACAGCAAGACAGGCGTCATCGGGCAGTGCGTCTGGACGTTCGCCGCGAGCAACGAGGAGATCAACCCCACCACGGGGGCCATCACCGTGCAGACGCAGACCTGGACCTGCCAGAGCCCGCTGGCCAGCGGCACCACGATGACCGCGCTGCTGGCGGCGCTCTCCGGCCCGTCGCCCCTCTACGCGACGCTGCCCGGCACGAGCACCACGCTCTACGCCGGCCTGGGTGACTGCCTGTAGAAGGCAACACCGTCTCACGGCGTCAACGCACGTCCCGATCCGGACACCGTGCACGCCTGGCGAGGCCGCGTCTTCGAGGGAGCAGCATTGGACCGTGGCGGGCCCGGCTGATGCAGAGCCGGCCCGCCATGATTCCAGACCTCGCCCAACTCGCTGCCAGGGGAGAATCCGCCACACTCGAGCTGAAACGCTCCACAGGTGAATTGCGCGAGGCGATGCACACGCTCTGCGCCTTCGCGAATGGGCAGGGCGGCCGGGTGCTCCTTGGCGTAAAGCCTGGCGGGGAACTCATCGGTCAGCAGGTGAGCGAACAGACCCTGCATGACATCGCGACCGCGCGGGAGCGCTTCGAGCCCCCGCTCGACCTGCACATCCAGACTGTGGAGGTCACTTCGGGGCGCAGCGTCCTCGTGCTCACCGTGGGCGGTATCAGTGATTCCGTGCCGTATACCTTCGACGGCCGCGCCTACGAGCGGGTGGGAAACACGACCCGCAAGATGGCGCAGGAGCGGTATGAGTTGCTGCTGCTGGAGCGTGCGCACAGCCGTCGCCGCTGGGAGAACCAGGAGGCCGACGAGGTTTCCCTCCAGGAGCTGGACCGCGAGGAGGTGATGCGCATCGTCGAAGCGGCGCGCTCCGCGGGACGGCTCGTGGGACCTGTAGGACGGGGCCTGCCCGAGCTGCTCGACCGTCTTGGCGTCCGCCACAGGGGAAGGCTCTTGCGCGCGGCGGTCGTGCTCTTTGGCAAGACCTTCCTTCCCCACCATCCGCAGTGCGAGCTGCGCATGGCCCGTTTTCGCGGCACCGACAAGACGGAGTTCCTCGATCAACGCAACGTGCGTGGACCGGCGTTCCGGTTGCTTGAGGAAGCCGAGCTGTTCTGCCAGCGGCATTTCCCGTTGGCTGGCCGCATCGAACCAGGCCGACTGCAGCGCGTGGACCGTCCACTCATTCCACCGGATGCGATGCGCGAGCTGCTGGTCAACGCCTTCATCCACCGGGACTACAGCATCGCGGGTGGCGCGGTATCGCTCGCCATCTTCGATGACCGCGTGGAGATCTGGAGCGCGGGGCGGTACCCCAAAGGCATCACGCCTGAATCGCTCGTGCGTCCGCACCTCTCGGTGCAGCGCAATCCCATCATCGCGGAGGTCTTCTATCGGGCGGGGCTCATCGAGAAGTGGGGCCGGGGCACGAACCGCGTCGCCGAGATGTGCCGCGCCGCCGGGCTCTCCACCCCGGAGTTCGCCGAAGTCACGGGCGCCGTGGTCGTCACGCTGCGGGTAAATGTGGGACAGACCCTGTCAGCGGATCGGGGGGAGCTGCCATCCAATTTTGGAGAGCCATCAGCGGATTGGGGGGAGTTGCCATCCGATCGGGGGGGGTTCCCGCCGGCGGATCGGGGGGAGTTCGCGCCGGATCGGGGGGAGTTCGCGCCGGATCGGGGGGAGTTCGCAGCGGATCGGGGGGAGCTCAAGGAGCCGGAAGAAATCGACCCCCAATCTCGGGAAATCATTGAAAAGCTAGGACTCCGGCCCAGAAAGGCGGCCCTGCGCGAAGCCATCCTGGCGCTCACCTCACTTCGGCCCTGGCACCCCGCGAAGCTTGCCAAGGTGCTCCACTTCAGCCCGGACAAGCTGACGGAGCGGCACCTCAAGGCCATGGTCGAAGAGGGTCTCCTCGAACGCACCCATCCTGATAACCCCAAGCATCCCGCCCAGGCGTACCGGGCCGTGCGTCGGGATGGGTGAGGCGACAGCCTTCAGGAGCTCAGCGTCGTCCCCCGGGGCTGCCCGTTCTTCACCACACGCTGGGGCCTCCGGCAGCGGACACCCCGGCCCCGGGGGCGGGCCTGCCGTCCGGTGAGGCAATCCCTATCTTACCGGCGCTTTTCCGTCGGATACCGGACCGGCCCTCGCGGCAGGGGGTGAAACACAGGCCCGGACAATGGCAGAAAGCAAGACAACCCAAGAGGGGGTGGGACCCGGTCCCCCCTGAAGGAGTCCCTGTCGCATGAGCACGATTCTCCGGACCCCACCCCTCGCTGGCGGACGTCCCCCTCGCTGGGACTCGCGCCGCCGGCCCCCGTCCCCTCCGGTCCCCGCTCCCCTTCCCCTCGTGGAGAAGGTGAATTTGGCCCGCGCCTCCACCGACCTGCCGGCGCCTGGCATTGCCCGGACCGTGGGCACCCTCCACGGTCAGCCCATGCACCTGGTGCGGCTGACGGGCACCAGCCCCTGGCACCAGCACGCCACCGGGGATGTCCTCTTCTTCGTCACCCGGGGCGCCCTGCGCGTGGAGCTGCGCGAGCGCGCCGTGGACCTGGAGGAGGGAGACCTGCTCATCGTCCCCCGGGGCGTGGAGCACCGCTCCGTCGCGCCAGGTGAGGCGCTGGTGCTGATGTCGGCCCCGCCGCTCGGCGGTGAGGCAGCCGGGCAGTCTCCCGCCCCCTGACGGACCTTCCGACGCCCCCCAGGCGGGCGAGCCCCTGTCCCGCCCCGGGTGTGGTGATTCCTCCCAGGGGGAGCACGGCGCACTTTTGCCCTGAACGAACGGACCCGGGAGCAGGAGCCGCCATGCGCATCCACCACCTGAACTGCACCACGATGTGCCCGCCTGGCCGGCGGCTCATGGATGGGCGGCGCGGCTTCACCGGCCCGGCGGCGCTCGCCTGCCACTGTCTGGTGTTGGAGACGCCGCGCGGTCTGGTGCTGGTGGACACCGGCTTCGGCCTCAATGACGTGTACGCGCCGCGCGTGCGGCTCAACGGCCTGTTCCGCGACGTGCTCTGCCGCCCCGCCCTGGCGGAGGAGGCCACCGCCATCCGCCAACTGGAGCGGATGGGCTTCCAGGCCAGCGACGTGCGCGACATCGTCCTCACGCACCTGGACTTCGACCACGCGGGCGGCCTGGATGACTTCCCGCACGCGCGCGTGCACGTGCTCGCGGACGAGTACCGCGTGGCCACCGCGCAGAAGAGCTGGCTGGACCGCGCGCGCTTCCGCCCCCAGCAGTGGTCCAAGGAGACGCGCTGGGAGACCTACGTCCCCCACCGCGGCGAGGGCTGGTTCGGCTTCGACTGCGTGCGCGAGCTCACCGGGCTGCCGCCGGAAATCCTGCTGGTGCCGCTGGTGGGCCACACGCTGGGACACGCGGGCGTGGCCATCGACACCGGGGACGGGTGGCTCTTGCACGCGGGCGACGCGTACTTCTACCACGGGGAGATGGACCTGGACCGCTACCGCTGCACCGCGGGCCTGCGCGCGTACCAGAAGCTGATGCAGAAGGACGGGTGGATGCGCTGGTACAACCTGCGCCGGCTGCGCGAGCTGGTGCAACACCACGGCGACCAGGTGAAGGTCTTCTGCGCGCACGACTCGCTGGAGTTCGAGCGGCTGGAGGAGCGCGAGAAGCTGCCCCCGGACTTCCCCATCCAGCCCGGCCTCGTCGCCCCCGTGCCGTCGCTGCACCTCTAGCCAGGACAGACGTCACTGCTGGAGCGGAGGGGACTCCGCCACGGACGTCTCCTCCACCGGCCGGGGGATGCGCGGCAGGTCCACCGTGAAGGTGGCGCCGCGTCCCGGCACGCTGTCCAGGTGGATGACGCCGCCGTGCGCCTCCACGAGCTGGCGGGCGATGTAGAGCCCCAGCCCATAGCCGGCCTCCGCCTCCGCCTTGCGGGAGCGCTCCCGCTCGAAGCGCTCGAAGACGCGGCGCTGGGCCTCCGGCGCGATGCCCACGCCCTCGTCGCGCACGCGCAGCCGCGTGTGCTCCACGTCCAGCGCGGACACCGACACCGTCACCGGGTGCCCCCGGCCGAACTTCAGCGCGTTGGACAGGAGGTTGGTCACCACCCGGTCCAGGCGGATGCGGTCCCACTGCCCCACCTGCCCGGGCTCCACCTCCAGCTTGAGGTCGCAGCCCGCCTGCGCGGCGGCCTCCGCGAAGCGCTCCACCACCTCGCGCGCCAGCTCCCCCAGGTCCACGGGCGCCGCGTCCAGCACCCGCTTGCCGGAGGACAGCCGGGACAAATCCAGCAGGTTGTGGAGCAGCTGCCCCAGCCGCTGGGCCTGTCCTCGCGCGGCCACCAATCCCTGACGCACGTCCTCGTGGCGGCCGGCCGCCTGCGCGCGCTGCACCTTGCTGAGCAGCAATTGCAGCGCATGCAAGGGATTGCCCAGGTCGTGCGCGGTGACGGCGATGAGGTCCACGGCCTCGCGCGCCTCGCGCAACAGCCGCGTGTTCTCCAGCGCCAGGGCCGCGCGGCCGGCCAGTTCCTCCACCAGCACCTGGTCCGCGTGCGTGAAGCGGCGGTGGCCCCGGGCCGTCATCAGCACGAAGGCGCCCAGGGTCTGGCTGCCCGCGCGCAGGGGCACCACCATCGACGACCCGATGGCGACGCGCTCGATGAGCACCAGGTGCTCGTCCGTCTCCGCGGAGGCCTCCACGTCCTGCGGCTCCACCTCCACGTCCAGCTGCGAGCGCCCGGTGCGCATCACCTCCCAGACGACCGGGGGCATGCCCGCACGGGGCGGAAAGCGCCGCAGGGACTCCCAGAGGCTCGCCTCGCGCTCGGGCTGCACGTGCGTCACCGCGCGCGGCCGCAGCTCGCCCGCGGGCGTGAGCAGGTAGAGGATGCAGCCGTCCGCCACCTCCGGCACCAGCAGCCGCGCCACCTCCGCCGCCGTCAGGTCGGGGTCCGGGGACTGATGGAAGACGCGGCCGGCCTCCGCGAGCAGCTCCTGCATCCGCTCGTTGCGCCGCTGCTCGGTGATGTCGCGCGTCACCACGGAGAAGCCCTGTGGCCTGCCGTCCTCGTCGCGCAGCGCGGTGATGGACACCTCCGCCCAGAAGCGCGAGCCGTCCTTGCGCAGCCGCCAGCCCTCCGTGCGCAGCCGGCCGTCCTGCAACGCCCGGGACAGCTCCCGCTCCGGCTTGCCCGCCGCGGCGTCCTCGGACGTGTAGAAGACCAGGGAGGGGCGGCCCAGGATTTCCGCCTCGCTCCAGCCCTTGATGCGCTCCGCGCCCGGGTTCCAGCTGGCCACCCGTCCGCGCGCGTCCAGCAGCACCAGGGCGTAGTCGCGCACGCCCTCCACCAGCGCCTGGAAGCGGTGCGCGCTGGCCGCCGCCTCGCGCTTGAGCGGGTGCAGCCGGCGGTGGAGCACCCACGCCAGCGT comes from Corallococcus macrosporus and encodes:
- a CDS encoding MBL fold metallo-hydrolase: MRIHHLNCTTMCPPGRRLMDGRRGFTGPAALACHCLVLETPRGLVLVDTGFGLNDVYAPRVRLNGLFRDVLCRPALAEEATAIRQLERMGFQASDVRDIVLTHLDFDHAGGLDDFPHARVHVLADEYRVATAQKSWLDRARFRPQQWSKETRWETYVPHRGEGWFGFDCVRELTGLPPEILLVPLVGHTLGHAGVAIDTGDGWLLHAGDAYFYHGEMDLDRYRCTAGLRAYQKLMQKDGWMRWYNLRRLRELVQHHGDQVKVFCAHDSLEFERLEEREKLPPDFPIQPGLVAPVPSLHL
- a CDS encoding sensor histidine kinase — translated: MAGPRRLAQEDGWGLGASLVLAFVLLAMAVGALLTTRNSVQSRVMERSLDLQEVGQLGRAFSDKVSLANSALLAGGQSLVQDTARARQRFLDTEQRLRERLTAAEDQALLEEVGEAEQVHDTALRALLDTPTPREQKLARERLARAHGRVREAQARLERKVLARLARENHAALLTDRWETALLLVASLLGLGLAATLAWVLHRRLHPLKREAAASAHRFQALVEGVRDYALVLLDARGRVASWNPGAERIKGWSEAEILGRPSLVFYTSEDAAAGKPERELSRALQDGRLRTEGWRLRKDGSRFWAEVSITALRDEDGRPQGFSVVTRDITEQRRNERMQELLAEAGRVFHQSPDPDLTAAEVARLLVPEVADGCILYLLTPAGELRPRAVTHVQPEREASLWESLRRFPPRAGMPPVVWEVMRTGRSQLDVEVEPQDVEASAETDEHLVLIERVAIGSSMVVPLRAGSQTLGAFVLMTARGHRRFTHADQVLVEELAGRAALALENTRLLREAREAVDLIAVTAHDLGNPLHALQLLLSKVQRAQAAGRHEDVRQGLVAARGQAQRLGQLLHNLLDLSRLSSGKRVLDAAPVDLGELAREVVERFAEAAAQAGCDLKLEVEPGQVGQWDRIRLDRVVTNLLSNALKFGRGHPVTVSVSALDVEHTRLRVRDEGVGIAPEAQRRVFERFERERSRKAEAEAGYGLGLYIARQLVEAHGGVIHLDSVPGRGATFTVDLPRIPRPVEETSVAESPPLQQ